TGGCGCCCTTATCATCTAAACTTTGATATATCTATTCTCCTTCGGACTCATTAGCCGCATCTTGAGCCGCCTGCACGTTCTTAAGCATTTGCTCAGCATCAATCTCTCCACCGATAACCTGCTGAATTCCAAGGCTCAGTGCTGTATTGACGCTTGCTTGAACCAAAGCATCAAATGCAGGGAAGGATTTGTCAATTTCGCTGACCGCCTTGAAAATATCCTGCATAATCGCATCATCGGAAGTGGAGTTCATCGTCGCGACATCCATCTTCATGGCCGGCAGTACGCCATCTTCCTTCAAACCGCGAAGCTGCATTTCATCGGTCCACATGTTTTTGATTAACTCTTTAACTGCCTGCATTTTACGCGGATCATCTTTGATCGAAGCAGAGAAGCCATATCCGTTGTTTGCATCCTGCATGACGACTACAGGATCACCTTCATTTACAGGAGGCAAGTTGAAAAATCCGATCTTGCCTACCATGTCACCAGCCTGCTCAGGATCTCTGAACACACTTGTTGCCCAAGAGCCATCCATCATCATGATGGCTTCACCCGAAATAATCTGATTTCTCATATCTGCATATTCGAATCCGAGCTCGCCCTTTTTGTAATATCCTTTTTGAACCCATTCCTGATGTTTCTTCACACCTTCAACCACTTTCGGATCTGTCCATTTGCTTTCCCCTGTCTTGAAACCGTAAGTGATTTCCGGTCCTGCGTAATAAGCCCACAGGTTATTCGTTGTCATTAATGGAATCCATGCATCTTTGGAAGATTGGGCAAATGGTATTTTTCCGTCAGCCTTGATGGTCTCCGCAATTTTCTCCAGTTCAGCCAGCGTCTTAGGAACCGATAGACCTTTTTGTTCAAAATATTCTTTATTATAGAAAAACCCTTCTATGTTGCCGCCAATCGGCAGTCCATATAATTTGCCATCGTGAGTAAACGGATCCAGTGTAGTGAATTTGTCTTTAATACCCAGCTCATCCACGATTGGAGTAATATCCAGCATCAAACCTTCCTTAGCATAGACACCTGCATCGGGGCTGCCAAACACATCAAAAATTTCTGGTGGTTTCCCGGAAGCCATCTCGCCTCTCAGCTTCTCTTTTCGGTTTACTTCAGAGTCAACACCATCCAGGTTAAGCTTAAGTCCGGGTACAGCTGCTTCCGTCTTCTTCACCACATCCTGAAGCAACGCCAATCTGAATTTCTTAGAATCACCGACTTGGGTATGACGGATCGTCATTTCAAACGGTTCATTGCCGGCTTCTGGCGTTCCTTCACTGCCTTTGGCCGGTTCTTTGTCTGCGCCACAACCAGACACAAAAGCCGAAGTGACTAGAAGCAGTGACATTAGCAATGCAAGGCTCTTTTTCTTCATGATTGTTTGACCCTCCCAAAAATTTATTTATGTTATATACCCATTATAGAAAGCGATTTCATTTTAAGTAAGATCGTTAATTATCTTAAAGAGGGGTAAAATCCTCTAATAAAATACAAAAACCTTGCCATAAATAGCAAGGTTTTTGTCATATAAGATAATATTTATAACTGATTACACCATCTGTGTCTGCCTTCTGCCTTCCTCAATCAACCGATATGCGCGAGCTACTTCCTCTTCTGTCGGAGATGGTACGCCTTCCAGTGGATAAACTTTACCCAAAGCTTCCCATTTATACACACCCATCTGGTGGTATGGAAGAATCTCAAATTTCTCTACACCGTTTAAAGTGCCAATGAAACGTCCGAGTTCAAGTAAATCTTCTTCCTGCTCATGAATTCCAGGCACGTATACGTGTCTGATCCACATTTTACGGCCATTATCAGAGAGCCACCGCGCCATCTTCAAGGTACGCTCATTTGATTTTCCTGTCAGTTCGATATGCTTCTCATCGTTGATGTGTTTGAGATCGAGCAGTACCAAATCGGTATTTTCGAGCAGTTCACGAATCTTCTCCGGTTCATTGTATCCGTTGCTATCCAGTGTCGTGTGAAGGTTCCAGCGACGCTTCGCCTCCTTAAACACCTGAGTAACGAATGGAAACTGTAGGGTCGGCTCTCCGCCTGATACGGTGAGTCCGCCACCGGAAGAACGATAGTACTGAAGGTAGGGTTCGATTTCAGAGAGCACCTCATCCACCGACATTTCATTCCCCTCATTCAAGCCCCACGTATCCGGGTTATGACAGTATTGGCATTTTAACAAGCATCCTTGCATGAAGAGCACAAAGCGGATACCCGGACCGTCCACCGTTCCGAACGTTTCTATGGAATGCACATGGCCTTTAATCATATGATGTCATCCTTTCTGTATCCGCTTTGTCATAAGCAAAGTTTGGTCATTTAATTATATACTTTATCCGGCCGTATTACATCGAACCGTGGAAAGTACGATTAATGACATCCAGCTGCTGCTCACGAGTCAATTTAATGAAGTTTACAGCATAACCCGATACACGGATCGTTAATTGCGGATAATTTTCTGGATGCTCCATAGCGTCCATCAATTGCTCACGATCAAATACGTTAACGTTCAAATGATGCGCTTTGCTGCCAAAGTAACCATCCATCATTGCTACCAAGTTAGTCTCACGGATAGCAGCTTCTTTACCGAGTGCTTTTGGCACGATTGAGAAGGTGTTCGAGATACCGTCCAGGCTGTCTTCATAAGGCAGTTTTGCTACCGAACTCAAGGAAGCAAGCGCACCTTTTTTGTCGCGTCCGTGCATTGGGTTTGCACCAGGTGCAAATGGCTCTCCCGCTTTACGTCCATCTGGAGTAGTACCCGTCTTCTTACCGTATACCACGTTCGAAGTAATCGTCAGTACGGACTGTGTTGGCAGTGCATCACGGTAAGCTTTATGTTTGCGGATCATGCCCATGAAAGTCTCAACCAGTTCAACAGCGATGCTGTCAACTCGGTCGTCGTTGTTTCCGTAGCAAGGGAAGTCGCCCTCGATTTCAAAATCAACAGCAATGCCATTTTCATTGCGAACTGGCTTCACTTTAGCATATTTAATGGCACTCAAGGAGTCAGCGGCTACCGACAATCCGGCGATACCACATGCCATCGTGCGCAGAATATCACGGTCATGCAGCGCCATCTCAATACGCTCATAGGAATATTTATCATGCATATAGTGAATTACGTTCAGCGTGTTCATATACAGCTTCGCGAGCCATTCCATCATCGGCTTGAAGCGTTTCATTACTTCTTCATAGTCGAGGGTCTCTGCAGTAATAGCAGGGAACTCAGGACCAACTTGAACACCGGATTTTTCATCACGGCCGCCGTTAATAGCATACAGAAGCGCTTTAGCCAAGTTTGCACGTGCTCCGAAGAACTGCATTTGTTTACCGATACGCATAGCCGATACGCAGCAAGCAATACCGTAGTCTTCACCGTAGATCGGACGCATCAGATCATCGTTCTCATACTGAATGGAGCTCGTTTCGATGGATACTTTTGCACAGAATTTCTTAAAGCCTTCAGGCAGCTTCTCTGACCACAGTACAGTCAGGTTTGGTTCAGGTGCAGGTCCAAGATTGTAGAGTGTGTGCAGGAAGCGGAAGCTGTTCTTCGTTACACGAGTTTCGCCGTTCATTGACATACCGCCAATGGATTCTGTTACCCAAGTTGGGTCACCGCTGAACAGATCATTGTAATCCGGTGTACGCAGGAACTTAACGATACGAAGCTTCATTACAAAATGGTCAACCAGTTCTTGTGCTGTTTCTTCGGTCAATGTGCCTTCAGCCAGATCACGCTGGATGTAAACATCCAAGAATGAAGATACACGTCCGAGGGACATCGCTGCACCGTTCTGTTCTTTAATAGCTGCCAAGTAACCGAAATACAGCCACTGGAATGCTTCTTTTGCTGTTGCTGCCGGTTTAGAAATATCAAAGCCGTGCATTTCAGCCATTTGTTTCAGTTCTTTCAATGCACGAATTTGCTCTGACAGTTCCTCACGAAGACGAATCACATTCTCGTCAATCACATCAACCTCGAGACTGTCCAGCTCTTTCATTTTATCTTTAATTAAGAAATCAATACCGTATAGTGAAATCCGACGATAGTCGCCGATAATGCGTCCACGTCCGTATGCATCGGGAAGTCCTGTAATGATACCGGCTCTACGCGCAGCCCGCATCTCGGAAGTATAAGCGTCAAATACCCCTTGGTTATGGGTTTTGCGAATGTTTGTGAACATATCAACGATGCCTTGCGGAAGTTCAAATCCATAAGCATTACATGCGTCGATCATCATCTTAATGCCGCCGAACGGCTGAATGGAACGTTTGAATGGCTCATCGGTTTGTACCCCGACGACTTGTTCTTTGCTTTTATCCAAGTAACCTGGCTGGTGCGAAACAATTGTAGAAGGAGTGTTTACATCCACATCCAGCACGCCGCCCGCTTCCCGTTCTTTTTTTGTCAGGTCCGATACGATGTCCCATAATGCTTTGGTGTTCGCTGTAGGACCAACCAGAAAATCATCAACACCGTAATAAGGATCAATATTCAGCGCAATAAATTCGTTAACATCTACTGCTCTGTTCCATTTTCCTGTTTTGAACCCTCTCCAACCGGACTGCATGTCTTTAATTTCTTTTTCAATCACCGACATTTTTAAATCCCTCCATGTTCTGTTGTTGAGGCATGAGTTTATAGTATATCTTTCTCATGTCCACCATCCCAGATCAATAAAATGTGACACATTTCACAATGTTGGGTGTGAAGCCCCGGCTACATTCCGAGCCGCTAAACTGTAAGAGTTATTATCTGAGATTGTTTTTACACTTTAATTGTAGTCCCGTTAACTGAAAACAGCTGTGACAAATATCACAAACAAGGTGATATTTGTCACGCTGATTCACTTACAATTTATCTATCTATATTAGCTGTCAAAACGTCCGTAGAACGCGTTGCGATACACATCTGCGAGCTCAGTTACGAGAGGCAGTTTTGGATTCGCAGTTGTACATTGGTCTTCAAATGCACGGTCTGCCAAGTACTCCACCCGGCTTTCAAAGTCTGCCGGATCAAAGCCGAGCTGCTGGAACGATTCCTCAATGCCAAGTTTTTTGTTTAGGTCGCGAATCGCTTTGATCAAGCTGTTCACGCCTTCTTCGGTTGTGCGAGCCGGCAATCCAAGAATGCGGGCAATCTCTGCATACTTTTCATCTGCTACGAAGTGGGTATATTTAGGCCATGCAGCAAACTTCGTCGGTTTCATGGCATTGTAACGGATGACGTGAGGCAACAGAATCGCATTGGTCCGTCCATGTGCGGTATGATATTGACCGCCCCATTTATGAGCAAGGCTGTGGTTGATGCCCAGGAATGCGTTGGCAAAAGCCATACCAGCAAGTGTCGATGCGTTATGCATTTTTTCACGAGCCAGTTTGTCGCCAGTCAGTGCCGACTTCTCAAGGTACTGGAATACAAGCTGAATAGCTTTGATTGCAATACCATCTGTATAGTCGTTGGCCATTACAGATACATAAGCCTCAATTGCGTGTGTCAGAACGTCCATACCCGTATCGGCAACTGCTGTTTTAGGCAAGCTGTACACATACTCTGGATCGATAATTGCCACGTCAGGCGTCAGCTCATAGTCTGCCAGAGGATACTTCGTATTCCCATGCTCTTTATCGGTGATAACCGTAAATGAAGTTACTTCCGAACCAGTACCCGATGTTGTTGGGATTGCTACGAACTTCGCTTTTTGACCAAGTCTTGGGAATTTGTAAATCCGTTTGCGAATGTCCATGAATTTTTGCTTCAGATTGTTGAAATCAGTGTCCGGATATTCATAGAACAGCCACATCCCTTTTGCTGCGTCCATCGGAGATCCACCGCCAAGGGCAATGATGCAGTCCGGCTGGAATCTCTTCATCATTTCAGCACCGCGCTGAACCGTAGTTGTTGATGGATCCGGTTCTACTTCAGAGAATACTTCGATGGCAACCGGAACCTGACGCTGACGAAGATAATGCTCAACTCTTTCTACATAGCCGAGTTTCACCATCATAGGGTCAGTAATAATGGCAACACGTGTGATATCCGGCATTTTGGCAAGGTACTGGGTTGATCCTTTTTCAAAATAAATTTTGTTCGGTACTTTGAACCACTGCATATTCACGGTACGACGGTTCACCCTTTTCACGTTGATGAGATTGACGGCGGTCACGTTCGAAGATGTCGAGTTACGACCATACGATCCGCAGCCCAAGGTCAACGACGGCAAGTTTGTATTGTAGATGTCACCAATACCACCCTGTGACGAAGGCTGGTTCACGAGTATCCGGCAAGTTTGCATACGGTCCGAGAACTTATTGATGATTTCTTCGTTATTCGAGTGAATAACTGACGAGTGACCCATACCGCCAAAAGCAACGATTTCAGCAGCACGGTCAATTCCTTGATCTGCTGTCTTCACTTTGTAGCAGGCCAGGATCGGGCTAAGCTTTTCAGCTGATAGCGGGAACTTCGGTCCCACGCCTTCAATCTCAGCTACCAGGATTTTTGTTCCTTTCGGAACTTCAATTCCACATGCTTCAGCGATCTTCACAGCAGGCTGTCCGACGATTGCAGGGTTTACCGCGCACTTCTCTGCCACTATTGCACCTGCGGTCAGCTTCGCCGCTTCTTCTTTGTTCACGAAGTAGCAGCCGCTCGCGATCATTTTTTTCTTCACTTGTTCAAAAATAGCTTCTTCTATAATAACAGCCTGTTCCGATGCACAGATCATGCCGTTGTCAAACGTTTTTGAGAGAATGAGGTCATTGACCGCTTGATCAAGATTGGCCGTTTTTTCAATAAAGCAAGGTACGTTCCCGGGTCCTACACCGAGTGCCGGTTTCCCGCAGCTGTACGCTGCTTTTACCATGGCCGATCCGCCTGTAGCCAAAATGCAAGCTACATCAGGATGGTTCATCAGGACATTGGTCTTTTCCATAGACGGTTCGTCAATCCATTGAATACAGCCTTCCGGAGCACCGAGTTTTACTGCGGCATCCAGCAAAATCTTCGCTGCTTCACGGCTGCAGGCTTGTGCGGATGGATGGAAACCAAAGATGATCGGATTTTTCGTCTTAATGGCAATAAGTGCTTTAAAAATTGTCGTTGATGTCGGATTCGTTACTGGGGTAATCCCCATAATGATACCTACAGGCTCAGCAATCTTTTGGAAGTTGTCATAAGAGTTATCTTCAATAACGCCAACCGTCTTATTGTACTTAATACTGTTATGAATATATTCGGTGGCAAACATGTTCTTGATGATTTTGTCTTCGTATACTCCACGGCCCGTTTCCTGCACAGCCAGTTTGGCCAGATGCATATGCTTATCCATCCCTGCCAGCGCCATGGCATTAACGATCTTGTCGATTTGTTCCTGATTAATGTCAACAAACTGTTCTCTAGCCTTGTTTGCCTTGTCGATTAAGCCTTGAATATACTCACCTGCTGTTTGCTGTTTCACCTGAGCGGCTTCATTCTTAATGGCCATCTCCCTCATCCTCCTGTAAAAAAATGTTTATTATCTCTCTACACATTGATCATATCACAGGCCTCCTCAGAAAGATAGTGAATTTTTTCACATAGTTAAAACTTTTTTCAGAAAATAAATTCAAACGCAATCATTTCCATCTTTTCAAATTGTCTGTGTTGTCTTACACTACATTATCTCTGTTTCAAGTGAAAATAATCACAACGTTTGAAAATTCGCCACTTTTGCCCCTGCTTTCTGCCCCACAAGTGAATGTATTCACGTTATAATTAATTTAAATTTAACAGAAAATATTAGGGAGTTAGGGGATAGCGACATGAGAACAATGGAGAAGGTCATGGAAACCCAAGGGAATACCAGCTGTTTTTCGGAGCAAAACCTCAACCGTCTGCTCGTTAGCATGAAGGATCGTGTGATTCCGGAAGGATCCCATTTGTTCTGGGAAGGCGATTTTTCCGATAAACTTTACTATATCAAACGTGGACGCATTAAATTAACCAAATCGACGGATGAAGGCAAAGAACTTATCCTATATATGTATCAAGCTGGTGATATGGTTGGCCAGGCCGATCCCTTCTTCAGCACCAAACACAGCTTCTCGGCTGAAGTGTTGGAAGAAAGTGAAGTCGGCGTTATTGAGCATAAGGATCTCGAAATTCTCATCTGCCAACACTGCGATTTCGCCATCGACTTCATGAAATGGATGGGGATTCATCACCGGATAACACAGACCAAATTTAGAGACCTGATGATGTATGGAAAGCCCGGGGCACTCAGCTCAACACTGATCCGACTTGGCAATACTTATGGGGAAATTCTCTCGGACAACTCGATCTTGATCAACAAGAAAATTACCCATACAGATTTATCGAACATGATTGGCGCTACTCGCGAGAGCGTGAACCGCATGCTGAGCGACCTCCGCAAAAAAGAAGTTGTCGAGTATGTAAGTGGAATGATAGTGATCAAAAACTTAGGAGCCCTGCAGGAAATCTGTCACTGTGAGCTATGCCCAAATGAGATCTGTCGTATATGATCTCCCTGCTGCAAAACTCATTAGAAGCTTATAAAGACGCTCGATGGTGATCGGGCGTCTTTATTGTTTTTGAGTATAAAAGCAGAAAAATCGACCACAATAAAAACGTCTTTCCAAACCATTCAAAAGGGAGTGCTTCTCGCATGCGTGAAGGTTTGATTCCTGCTGTTCTTGGAACTGTAGTATCTGCTTCCGGCGCCGCTCTGCTTTGCAGCAAGTATAAACTTGCCGCAACCGGTATCCTTGGGTTCGGGCTCGCTCATATCGCACTTGGTGCGATTGACCTTGTGCAACACCGGTGACTGTTTTGGAAGACTTTAAGGGGCGCTCTGAATAGCCATACGATGGCTAAAGGACGCCCCTTCTTCTATATGTTTAAACTTATGGTTTGTGAGACGCTTCGTGCATATTCATCGTTAAAACGTACACAAAAAAATCACCCCCTTGTGAGTGGCAGTAACTATCCGCCATCTAAAGGGAGCGATTTCTTATCTTTTAATGCCTGCCCAAACTCATTCTCTAACATAGCATTTAGAACTTATTTATGGGAAAGTTCCTTATCGTTCACATACTTTTGTGTCTTTTTACCTTTAATCGGGGAGATAAACCAGTAAGACATACCTACGAACAACCCACCACCAATAATGTTCCCCAGTGTGACCGGAACCATATTGTTAACCCAACCAGCAATCGAAACGGTTTCCGGATGTCCTGGCAGCATCGTTGCGAGAGACAAAAGCGTCATATTCGCTACACTGTGCTCATAACCCGTAGCAATGAAAGCAAACAGACACCACCAGATGAGAATGAGTTTGGCTGTTTCTTCTTTTGCACGGGTTCCCATCCACAAGGCAAGACAGACAAGCCAGTTACACAAAATACCGCGGAAAAATAATTCCATAAAAGGCGCATTCATTTTATTGGCAGCCGCCGTAAAGATCACATGATCAGATGGAATAGCCTTAAACAAGCCGGTACCCCATACCAGCAGACTGAGCAGTACAGCTCCACCCAGATTGCCAAGAAATACGATCACCCAGTTTTTCAATGTATCTCCCACGGATGTTCGTCCAGCAAGAGTGCTCATCGTAAAAAACATATTGTTACCGGTAAACAGTTCTGCTCCAGCAAAAACAACCAGTGTCAGTGCAATTCCGAAAGAAGCTCCCATCACCAAAGTCTGAAACGGTGAGCCTGCAGCCGCAAATGGCGCACCCAGTTTAAAGATCAGAACAATTCCAATACCAACATATGCGCCGGCCAGGAAAGCCGAGACGAAGTAACGGATCATATTCGCGTTCATATGTTCTTTCTTTTTGACAGCCGCCTCAATGATGCTTTCCACTCCCTGTGTGAACATAGGGGTACCTCCTGTTATGGTTTCTCTCTACTTGGTATACACAACCAGCTGGTATTCCCTATACGGCGATCTGTACAACATCTCCCTCTAACCGGACCGGGTAAGTCCGGACCTGACCACTATCGGGCTCTTGCACTTCACCGCTTTCCAAGTCAATTCTCCAGTCGTAAAGTGGATCATACAGGTAGTGACCAGATACAATCCCCTCAGCCAATGGTCCGCCTCTCGGGTGCGGGGTTTTATTCTCCAGAGCAAACAAACGACCATCCGATGTGTGAAAAACGGCAATCTCTTCATTCTTGATTACCACAACTTTTCCAATACGCATCATAAACTCATCTTTTTTTCCAACATCAATATACTCGCCTGTCATCGTCATGTTTTGGTCTCCTTTACTCTATTTACTCCGCCGCTGCGGGACTTGTGCTCTGGAACATCGCTCTTAGCACCTGTTTATCGTTCAGCACTTTCTTCCAAGGTTCCTCGACCTGCTGCAAGGCTACCTCGATTCTTTCTACCAAAGCCTTGCGCTGATCATGGTCTTCAAGAATGGTTTTCTTGATGTCGTCCAGACCTACGCGTTCCACCCATTCCGAGGTTCTTTCCAAATACTTACCTGTTTCTCGATAATATTGGATGACCGCACCACATATTTCAAATAACTCCTCGTCGGTTTTAACCTTGCAAAATGCGTCTGCGATGCGTGCCTTGATTCCACCGTTACCGCCAATGAATATCTCCCAGCCTCCGTCATTCCCGACGATGCCAATATCCTTCGTGCACGATTCGGCGCAGTTACGTGGACAGCCATTCACGGCTATTTTAAATTTTGCAGGAAGATCGAGTCTCTCGAATTTTTTCTCAATCAATGCTCCTATACCCATCGAATCCTGCGTACCAAAGCGGCAAAATGTCGAACCTACACATGTCTTAACCGTACGAAGCGATTTGGCGTAGGCATAACCCGAAGGCATATCGAGTTCTTCCCAAACCTTCGGCACATCCTCCTTCTTCACTCCGATAAGAGCCAGACGCTGTCCACCGGTCACCTTCACGACCTTGACATCATACTTAAGCGAAACGTCCGCAATTCTCTTCAAATCTTCCACTGTTGTCACTCCGCCATACATCCGCGGAACTACAGTATATGTGCCGTCTTTCTGGATATTGGCATTCATCCGCTCATTGACGAAACGTGATTCCTTCTCATCCTCGTAGGTTTCCGGGTAAATCATACCAAGATAATAGTTGATAGCAGGGCGACATTTCGAGCAGCCTTCAGGCTGGCTCCACTCCAGCACATTCATGACTTCACCGATTGTTCTTAGTCCCTTGGCACGGATTTCAGCTACGATCTCGTCACGACTGTGTGTTGTGCATCCACAAATTCCTTGTTTACTTGCACTTTTGAAACCGTCACCGAGCACATATTGCAAGATTTGTTCAACGACTGGCTTACATCCGCCGCAAGAGCGGGTTGCTCCAGTGCATGCCTTGATTTCATCCACCGTGGTCAGTCCCTGAACCATTACTGCATCCACAATGGTCTTCTTCGTCACCCCGTTGCATCCGCAAACAATTTCTTCATCTGCCATACTTTCAACCGAGGTTCCTTTTTTGGCGCCTGCGCCGCAACAGCCCGTTCCCATGACCGTAGCATAGATCTCATCTGTCATCTGCGCCTCTTGCTTGATCAGCTTTTGCAGAGCCGCCGACTCGGTTACATCTCCGAATAAAACCGCACCGACGATCACATTGTTCTTCAACAAAATTTTCTTATAGGTCTTTTTCCATTCATCTTTAGCAGCAATAACGGTATGTTCCGAACCTTCAATAAATTCACCAGCAGAGAATACATCCACACCGCTGATTTTCAGCTTGGTCGATACAACGGAGCCTTCATACGGCAACGTGTCCACTCCACATAAATGCTTCGCAAGCACCATACCCTGCTCAAACAACGGAGCCACAAGACCATAGCATACACCCCGATGCTCATCACATTCCCCAACGGCATATACATTCTCCATGGAAGTCTGCAGATTGTCATTGACCACAATGCCGCGATTAACTTCAATCCCACTCGCCTTAGCTACGGCTACATTCGGTTTAATACCGACAGCCATGACAACAAAACCGGCTTCCAGTTCTGTTCCGTCATTAAATCGCAGTCCAGTTACCCGATCTCCGCCCAGTAACGCTACGGTCTGCTTACCCATGGCAAACTTGATACCTTGACGCTCCAGCTCAGCTTGCAACATAGCCGATGCATTGTGATCAAGCTGGCGTTCCATGAGGTCATTCATCAAGTGGACAACCGTGACATCCATACCTAGGTTAACGAGTCCCTTAGCGGCTTCAAGACCGAGAAGACCTCCGCCGATCACCGCGGCTTTCTTGTACTTCTTAGCAGCCGCAAGCATCTGATTGCAATCCGCGATATCACGGAAGCCTACTACACCCTCTTTATCGCTTCCAGGCACAGGCAATATAAACGGATTTGAACCTGTGGCAATAATAACGCGATCATATGGAACTGCAAGTCCATTCTCGGCTACAACCACCTTGTTCTCCTCGTCAATCTTGGTGACCGTAGTTCCCGTGTGCAGTGTGATATCATTATCTTTGTACCAATTCCAATCATTCAGTACAATATCATCTAGCGTTTTACTGCCTTCCAGAACGTAAGACAGCATGATCCGGTTATAGTTGGGATGCGGCTCACTGCCGAATACGGTAATATCATAAGCGCCACCTAATTTTATGATTTGCTCTACCGTGCTAATACCCGCCATGCCGTTACCTATGACCACTAGCTTTTGTTTGTTCTTGCCAGTCATGATCTTTTCCTCCTTAAAAGGTCTATCCAACCCTCTTGATTTCACTTTAATCAAGCCGTCTCGTGTTTAAATTCGATCGTTTTATTAAATTCATTTCCATTTCATTGATCTTTTAAGGTCATTATACATTTAAAATTTAATTGTTATTGTGATTATCTTCACTCCAATTGTGAATTCTTTCACACCATTTTTAACAATTGCACACAAAAAAAGACAGCCAATGCTGTCTCCTTTATTTGTGACTATACGATCAAAGCTTTCATGTAAGTACGGCCACCCTTAGGAATTTTCAAATAGGGACGGAGGCCAGAAAATCCTTTAGAGCTCAGATCAACCCCCGTCATCCAATTTCCGGAGACGCTGGCGCCTTCTGACTGCATCACGAGAGAGGGTGCAGATATTCGCTCCTGATAAAGAGGAATTCTTGTTTGAATTGTCTTGAAGTCTTTCCCTCTTTCTTTCAGAGGGACTGGACTTAGATAAGTAGGGACAAAATAATCTGAAATGACCTCCATCTCTTCCTCGGTAAAAAACGGCTCATCACCAAGGAACGGCTGGAACAGTCGAATTTCCTCAAATTGTGACCAGATCACCATCTGCAGCAATCTGTCTGGAAGCCCTTTGTCGTGAAATGTGAGGCTATCCCCATCTCCTGTTTCAAAAG
Above is a window of Paenibacillus uliginis N3/975 DNA encoding:
- a CDS encoding extracellular solute-binding protein; its protein translation is MKKKSLALLMSLLLVTSAFVSGCGADKEPAKGSEGTPEAGNEPFEMTIRHTQVGDSKKFRLALLQDVVKKTEAAVPGLKLNLDGVDSEVNRKEKLRGEMASGKPPEIFDVFGSPDAGVYAKEGLMLDITPIVDELGIKDKFTTLDPFTHDGKLYGLPIGGNIEGFFYNKEYFEQKGLSVPKTLAELEKIAETIKADGKIPFAQSSKDAWIPLMTTNNLWAYYAGPEITYGFKTGESKWTDPKVVEGVKKHQEWVQKGYYKKGELGFEYADMRNQIISGEAIMMMDGSWATSVFRDPEQAGDMVGKIGFFNLPPVNEGDPVVVMQDANNGYGFSASIKDDPRKMQAVKELIKNMWTDEMQLRGLKEDGVLPAMKMDVATMNSTSDDAIMQDIFKAVSEIDKSFPAFDALVQASVNTALSLGIQQVIGGEIDAEQMLKNVQAAQDAANESEGE
- the pflA gene encoding pyruvate formate-lyase-activating protein yields the protein MIKGHVHSIETFGTVDGPGIRFVLFMQGCLLKCQYCHNPDTWGLNEGNEMSVDEVLSEIEPYLQYYRSSGGGLTVSGGEPTLQFPFVTQVFKEAKRRWNLHTTLDSNGYNEPEKIRELLENTDLVLLDLKHINDEKHIELTGKSNERTLKMARWLSDNGRKMWIRHVYVPGIHEQEEDLLELGRFIGTLNGVEKFEILPYHQMGVYKWEALGKVYPLEGVPSPTEEEVARAYRLIEEGRRQTQMV
- the pflB gene encoding formate C-acetyltransferase translates to MSVIEKEIKDMQSGWRGFKTGKWNRAVDVNEFIALNIDPYYGVDDFLVGPTANTKALWDIVSDLTKKEREAGGVLDVDVNTPSTIVSHQPGYLDKSKEQVVGVQTDEPFKRSIQPFGGIKMMIDACNAYGFELPQGIVDMFTNIRKTHNQGVFDAYTSEMRAARRAGIITGLPDAYGRGRIIGDYRRISLYGIDFLIKDKMKELDSLEVDVIDENVIRLREELSEQIRALKELKQMAEMHGFDISKPAATAKEAFQWLYFGYLAAIKEQNGAAMSLGRVSSFLDVYIQRDLAEGTLTEETAQELVDHFVMKLRIVKFLRTPDYNDLFSGDPTWVTESIGGMSMNGETRVTKNSFRFLHTLYNLGPAPEPNLTVLWSEKLPEGFKKFCAKVSIETSSIQYENDDLMRPIYGEDYGIACCVSAMRIGKQMQFFGARANLAKALLYAINGGRDEKSGVQVGPEFPAITAETLDYEEVMKRFKPMMEWLAKLYMNTLNVIHYMHDKYSYERIEMALHDRDILRTMACGIAGLSVAADSLSAIKYAKVKPVRNENGIAVDFEIEGDFPCYGNNDDRVDSIAVELVETFMGMIRKHKAYRDALPTQSVLTITSNVVYGKKTGTTPDGRKAGEPFAPGANPMHGRDKKGALASLSSVAKLPYEDSLDGISNTFSIVPKALGKEAAIRETNLVAMMDGYFGSKAHHLNVNVFDREQLMDAMEHPENYPQLTIRVSGYAVNFIKLTREQQLDVINRTFHGSM
- the adhE gene encoding bifunctional acetaldehyde-CoA/alcohol dehydrogenase, giving the protein MAIKNEAAQVKQQTAGEYIQGLIDKANKAREQFVDINQEQIDKIVNAMALAGMDKHMHLAKLAVQETGRGVYEDKIIKNMFATEYIHNSIKYNKTVGVIEDNSYDNFQKIAEPVGIIMGITPVTNPTSTTIFKALIAIKTKNPIIFGFHPSAQACSREAAKILLDAAVKLGAPEGCIQWIDEPSMEKTNVLMNHPDVACILATGGSAMVKAAYSCGKPALGVGPGNVPCFIEKTANLDQAVNDLILSKTFDNGMICASEQAVIIEEAIFEQVKKKMIASGCYFVNKEEAAKLTAGAIVAEKCAVNPAIVGQPAVKIAEACGIEVPKGTKILVAEIEGVGPKFPLSAEKLSPILACYKVKTADQGIDRAAEIVAFGGMGHSSVIHSNNEEIINKFSDRMQTCRILVNQPSSQGGIGDIYNTNLPSLTLGCGSYGRNSTSSNVTAVNLINVKRVNRRTVNMQWFKVPNKIYFEKGSTQYLAKMPDITRVAIITDPMMVKLGYVERVEHYLRQRQVPVAIEVFSEVEPDPSTTTVQRGAEMMKRFQPDCIIALGGGSPMDAAKGMWLFYEYPDTDFNNLKQKFMDIRKRIYKFPRLGQKAKFVAIPTTSGTGSEVTSFTVITDKEHGNTKYPLADYELTPDVAIIDPEYVYSLPKTAVADTGMDVLTHAIEAYVSVMANDYTDGIAIKAIQLVFQYLEKSALTGDKLAREKMHNASTLAGMAFANAFLGINHSLAHKWGGQYHTAHGRTNAILLPHVIRYNAMKPTKFAAWPKYTHFVADEKYAEIARILGLPARTTEEGVNSLIKAIRDLNKKLGIEESFQQLGFDPADFESRVEYLADRAFEDQCTTANPKLPLVTELADVYRNAFYGRFDS